Proteins from a genomic interval of Melospiza georgiana isolate bMelGeo1 chromosome 20, bMelGeo1.pri, whole genome shotgun sequence:
- the FUT7 gene encoding alpha-(1,3)-fucosyltransferase 7 has translation MPWALLLRWSPWGRPGVKALVAAGVFVTTLWNLRFFLDPSKGSGKVSKHREPLMILVWEWPSKQVPNVSRDVCHELYSITGCQLTTERQLLHQAHVVVFPHSRLQPGRDKLPKERLPGQNWVWVSLESPSNTRALAAWNKTFNWVMTYRQDSDIFIPYGKLVPNRSATVNIPAKTNLVSWVISNYHRTQKRAEVYKNLSRYLHVNIYGKANNKPLCKDCLLSTISKSKFYLAFENSIHRDYITEKLWRNSLLAGTVPVVLGPSRANYEQFVPADSFIHVNDFGSLEELATFLKTMNSSRYRQFFAWQRRFSVKLYTDWRERMCAICTAYPRLRHGHLYPDLQSWFNS, from the coding sequence ATgccctgggcattgctgctgagATGGTCACCCTGGGGACGGCCTGGTGTGAAAGCCTTGGTCGCTGCTGGGGTGTTTGTAACCACGCTCTGGAACTTGAGGTTCTTCCTCGACCCCTCCAAGGGCTCTGGAAAAGTGTCTAAACACAGGGAGCCATTGATGATCCTAGTGTGGGAATGGCCCTCCAAGCAGGTCCCCAATGTCAGCAGAGACGTGTGCCATGAGCTGTACAGCatcacaggctgccagctgacCACAGAGCGGCAGCTCCTGCACCAGGCCCATGTGGTGGTGTTCCCCCATTccaggctccagcctggccGGGACAAACTACCCAAGGagaggctgccagggcagaaCTGGGTATGGGTGTCCCTGGAGTCCCCCTCCAACACTAGAGCTCTAGCAGCATGGAACAAGACCTTCAACTGGGTGATGACCTACAGACAGGATTCAGACATCTTCATCCCCTATGGCAAGCTTGTGCCCAACCGGTCAGCCACTGTGAACATCCCTGCAAAGACCAACTTGGTGTCCTGGGTTATCAGCAACTACCACAGGACTCAGAAAAGAGCCGAAGTCTACAAAAACCTCTCCAGGTACCTCCATGTGAATATATATGGGAAAGCAAACAACAAGCCCCTCTGCAAGGACTGCCTCTTGTCAACAATATCCAAGTCCAAGTTCTACCTGGCCTTTGAGAACTCCATCCACCGGGACTACATCACAGAGAAACTCTGGAGGAACTCACTGCTGGCCGGCACCGTGCCTGTGGTGCTGGGGCCATCCAGGGCCAACTATGAGCAGTTTGTTCCTGCAGACTCCTTCATCCATGTAAACGACTTTGGctccctggaggagctggcCACTTTCCTGAAGACCATGAACTCCAGCCGCTACCGGCAGTTCTTTGCCTGGCAGAGGAGGTTCAGTGTGAAACTCTACACTGACTGGAGGGAGCGGATGTGTGCCATCTGCACAGCCTACCCCCGCCTGCGCCATGGCCACCTCTATCCTGACCTGCAGAGCTGGTTCAACTCCTAG
- the LOC131091933 gene encoding POU domain, class 5, transcription factor 3-like, whose product MFSPDGGLPAAPFGLLTDAGPPFPRGSFDGAPAQPLFFPFAATAEPEPARDPPPARAWLPPPVPVPAPPAKVEARPGRPCSQPEPEPRAAACCGPAWPPPPWAGPAPSGPAALPGPPFPGPAAPAFPGPQLCPSALQPGSGGPSGLGSSGSSSGAASEGGHSSDSGEEDAPTSGELEQFAKDLKHKRIMLGFTQADVGLALGTLYGKMFSQTTICRFEALQLSFKNMCKLKPLLQRWLNEAENTDNMQEMCNAEQVLAQARKRKRRTSIETNVKGTLESFFRKCVKPSPQEISQIAEDLNLDKDVVRVWFCNRRQKGKRLLLPYGNEAEGMMYDMNQPLVPSTLPIPVTSQGYSLAPSPPVYMPTFHKAEMFPQALQPGLSMSNSGH is encoded by the exons ATGTTCAGCCCGGACGGGGGGCTGCCGGCCGCCCCCTTCGGCCTTCTGACCGACGCCGGACCTCCCTTCCCCCGCGGCAGCTTCGACGGAGCGCCCGCTCAGCCGCTCTTCTTCCCCTTCGCCGCCACCGCCGAGCCCGAGCCCGCCCGCGACCCGCCGCCGGCCCGCGCCTGGCTGCCCCcgcccgtgcccgtgcccgcgCCGCCCGCCAAGGTGGAGGCGCGCCCGGGCCGGCCCTGCAGCCAGCCCGAgcccgagccccgcgccgccgctTGCTGCGGCCCGGCCTGGCCGCCCCCGCCCTGGGCCGGCCCGGcgccctccggccccgccgccctgCCCGGGCCGCCCTTCCCCGGCCCGGCTGCCCCTGCCTTCCCcggcccccagctctgcccctccgCGCTGCAGCCGGGCTCCGGCGGCCCGtcggggctgggcagcagcggCAGCTCCAGCGGCGCCGCCAGCGAGGGCGGACACTCCAGCGACAGCGGTGAGGAG GATGCGCCAACctcaggagagctggagcagtTCGCCAAGGACCTCAAGCACAAGCGCATCATGCTGGGCTTCACCCAGGCTGACGTGGGGCTGGCGCTGGGCACCCTCTACG GGAAGATGTTCAGCCAGACAACCATCTGCCGCTTCGAAGCGCTCCAGCTCAGCTTCAAGAACATGTGCAAGCTAAAGCCGCTGCTGCAGCGCTGGCTCAACGAGGCGGAGAACACGGACAACATGCAAGag ATGTGCAATGCAGAGCAAGTACTAGCCCAAGCCCGGAAGAGAAAACGCAGGACCAGCATCGAGACCAACGTGAAAGGGACACTGGAGAGCTTCTTCCGCAAATGTGTGAAGCCCAGTCCCCAGGAGATCTCTCAGATCGCTGAGGACCTCAACCTGGATAAAGAT GTGGTCCGGGTCTGGTTCTGCAACCGGCGTCAGAAAGGCAAACGGCTGCTGCTGCCCTACGGCAACGAGGCCGAGGGGATGATGTATGACATGAACCAGCCCCTGGTGCCCTCCACTCTGCCCATCCCAGTGACGTCCCAGGGCTACAGCCTGGCACCCTCCCCCCCTGTCTACATGCCGACCTTCCACAAAGCTGAGATGTTCCCACAAGCgctgcagcctgggctctcCATGAGTAACAGTGGCCACTGA